The window ACGGCTCGGCGAACTCCTGAAGCGGACAACTCATCACCGGAACATTTTCAGAACAGGGTTTTTTCTTCTGCCCTACCCTCACCGGAACTTGCGCCCGTCTGCCCAACCACCTGTTTTTCCAGCAGATCAATAGAGTTGATCAGTCCGGAAACCCGCTGATGCACCTGGCTTCTCTCTTCCTGCAATACCCGAATCCGTTCATTCAGCTCCGCAATTTCATGATCCTTATTCTTAAGCTGTGATTCAATCAGCGTTTTATCCTGACCGGTTTTCTGCAAAGCCGATACAAGTTTCTGAACTGCTTCCTCCAACCTGGCCAGATCATCTAGCTGTCCCATGATTGTTTCTCTCGCCTGATATTGTTAACTATCTGTAATTAATTGGTTTTTCCTGAAAGATACTCCTCGATCGGCTACAAAGTCAAGGGGTTTGTCTCTTCCGCAGCAATTGGAGATCCAAGGCGGGCACCCAGTGCAATACCCGCTTCTTCAAGGTCCTTTGGGGAATTGACACCAAGGACCTCAACCGGGTCAGTGCACAAACAGCGATTCACCGTCTGCCCCAACTTGATGGCAACGCCAATCAGGTCGGTCAGGTAAAATTCACCCTGACTGTTATCACAACCGATTCTCTTCAGGCCCTCCCTGAGAAAACCGCTTTCGACACAATAAACTCCTGCGTTGATCTCTCGCACCGCTTTTTCAGCGGTGGTCGCGTCTTTTTCCTCCACTATCCCGACAACCTCTCCATCCGGCCCGGTGATAATCCGGCCATAACCTGTCGGAAAATCGAGAATGGTACTCATCACCGTGATGACGGAGTCGCTTGCCTGATGCTCGGAGATCATCCGCGCGAG of the Pseudomonadota bacterium genome contains:
- a CDS encoding NTP transferase domain-containing protein, with protein sequence MKKRVKAIVLAAGKGTRMKSSKAKVLHEVFSGPMIHHVLNSLLPLGLEEIIVVTGHQAEEVEASLAGFEVTFARQREQLGTGHAVLAAGKSFADYEGTVMILCGDTPLIRSVTLARMISEHQASDSVITVMSTILDFPTGYGRIITGPDGEVVGIVEEKDATTAEKAVREINAGVYCVESGFLREGLKRIGCDNSQGEFYLTDLIGVAIKLGQTVNRCLCTDPVEVLGVNSPKDLEEAGIALGARLGSPIAAEETNPLTL